The genomic DNA GCCCGCCGGCGGGGTTTGCCCCAAACTCCGCCCGCCCGGGGGCGGCGGGGGCCGCTATCCGCAGGAGGCGGCGCGAAAGGGGGAAAGGTGAACACGGCGGACGTGCCCGTTTTCATCCTGTGCGGGGGGCTCGGCACCCGGCTCAAGGAGATGACCGAATTTCGCCCGAAACCGATGGTGCCGATCGGCCGCGACCCGATCGTGCTGCACATCATGCGGTCTTACGCCGCCTTCGGCTTCAACCGCTTCGTGCTGTGCATGGGCTACAAGAGCGAGATCATCCGCGACTATTTCCTCAATTTTTATGCGATGAACAGCGACGTCACCGTCGATCTGAAGAGCAACGAGGTCGAGGTGCACAGCGTCGACCATAGCTGCGACTGGCGGGTGACGCTGGCCTATACCGGCGAATTGACGATGACCGGCGGCCGCATCGCCCGGGCGATGGCGCGCTATCTCGGCGACGCGCAGCATCTCGCGGTGACCTACGGCGACGGGCTGACCGATGCCGATCTCGGCGCCGAATTCGACTTTCACCTGAGCCACGGCAAGATCGGCACGGTGCTGGGGGTGAACCCGCCGTCGCGCTTCGGCGAGTTCCGCATGGAGGGCGGCGAGCTGGTCGAGTTCGTCGAGAAGCCGGAACTGCACTCGGCCTGGATCAACGGCGGGTATTTCTTCTTCCGCCGCGACATCGCGCGCTACCTGTCGCCGGCGGAGGATTGCGTGATGGAGCAGCAGCCGCTGTCCGCGCTCGCCCGCGACGGCCAGCTCGCGGTGTTCCAGCACACCCGGTTCTGGGCCTGCATGGACACCCAGCGCGACCACGAGACGCTGACCCGGCTGTGGGAGTCGGGGGAGGCGCCCTGGGCCCGTCCGGCCCGCTGAGCGGTACCGGCAAGGAAAGCGAAAGCGATGAATGTCTTTGTTACCGGCCACCGCGGCTATATCGGCGCGCATCTGGTGCCGCTGTTGCAGGCGGCGGGGCACCGCGTCACCGGCTGCGACCTCGACCTGTTCGCCGGCTGCGCCTGGGACGAGATGCCGAAGGCGGATGTCGAGCTGGTGCGCGACGTGCGCACGCTGACCCCGCGCGATCTCGACGGCTACGACTGTGTCATGCATCTGGCGGCGATCTCCAACGACCCGATGGGCGATCTCGACCCCGGGATCACCCGCGACATCAACGCCCGCGGCTCGATCGCGCTGGCCCGCACCGCCAAGGCCGCCGGGGTGCCCCGGTTTCTGCTGTCGTCGAGCTGCTCGATCTACGGCAAGGCCGACGGGCGCCCGCTCGGCGAGGACGATGCGCTCAACCCGGTCTCGGTCTACGCCGAATCGAAGATCGTCGCCGAGCGCGGCATCGCCGAGCTGGCCGACGCGAATTTCTCCCCGGCCTATCTGCGCAACGCCACCGCCTACGGCGACTCGCCGATGCTGCGCATCGACCTCGTCGTCAACAACCTGCTGGGCTGCGCCGTCGCCAAGGGCGACATCCGCATCATGAGCGACGGCACGCCGTGGCGGCCGCTGATCCACTGCAAGGACATCGCCCGCGCCTTTGTCGCCTTTCTCGAGGCGCCGCGCGAAGCGATCCACAACCAGGCGGTCAATATCGGCGGCGACGGCGAGAACTACCGGGTGCGCGACATCGCCGATCTGGTGCGCCGGCTGGTGCCGGGGGCGGGCGTCGTCTACACCGGCGAGGTCGGCAAGGACCCGCGCGACTACCGCGTCGATTTCGCCCGGCTCGGCCGGCTGCTGCCCGATTTCCGGCTGCACTACAGCCTGGCCGCCGGCATGGAGGAACTGCTCGCGCATTACGCCGATGCCGGCTTTTCCGCCGCCGATTTCGACGGCGACAAGTTCGTGCGGCTGCGCACCCTGCGGCACCGGCTCGACCGCCTCGCCGCGACCGAATGAGGGCCCGATGCGCTTCGTTCCGACCCCGCTGGCCGGCGCCTACCTGATCGAGCTCGACAAGCGCGAGGACGAGCGCGGCTTCTTTGCCCGCCTGTTCTGCGAGCGCGAGTTCGCCGCAGCCGGGCTCGACACGCGCTTCGTGCAGATCAACAACTCGCTGAGCCGCGACAAGGGCACCTTGCGCGGCATGCACTACCAGCTCGGCGAGGCGGCCGAGGTCAAGGTGGTGCGGGCGATCCGCGGCGCGCTGTGGGATGCGATCCTCGATCTGCGCCCCGGCTCGGCGACGTTCGGGCACAGCTTCGGGGCCGAGCTCAGCGCCGAGAACCGCCGCATGATGTATGTGCCGCGCGGCTTCGCCCATGGGTTTCTGACGCTGGAGCCGGACACCGAGGCGTTCTATCTGGTCAGCGCCTTTTATGCGCCGGAGCGCGAGCGCGGGGTGCGCTGGAACGACCCGCGCTTTGCCATCGCCTGGCCGGCGGCGCCCGCCGTCATCTCCGACAAGGACGCCAACCAGCGCGATTTCGACCCGGCCTGGCATCTCGGCGGCTGAGCGGCGATGCGCATCCTGTTGACCGGCGCCAGCTCGTTCACCGGGTTCTGGTTTGCCCGCGAGCTCAGCGCGGCCGGGCACGCGGTGGTGGCGGCCTGCCGCGGCGACGGCGCCTATGACGGGGTGCGGGGCGAGCGCATCGCGCGGCTGCGCGGGTGCTGCGAGCTGCGCTTCGGCTGCGCCTTCGGCGGCGACGCGTTTCTCGACCTGGTGCGCGGCGCGGCGGGCGGGTTCGACGTGCTGTGCCATCACGGCGCCGAGGTCGGCGATTACCGCAGCCCCGATTTCGACCCCTATGCGGCCGCCGCGCGCAACCTGTACCGGCTGCCGGCGGTGCTGCGGGCGCTGGGGGAGCGCGGCTGCGCCCGGCTGGTGCTGACCGGCAGCGTCTTCGAGCCGGGCGAGGGGGCGGGCTCGGCGCCGCTGCGCGCGTTCAGCCCCTACGGGCTGTCGAAGGGCTTGACCGCGGCGGCGGCCGCCTTTTATGCCGGGCGCGAGGGCTTCAGCTTCGAGAAGTTCGTCATCCCCAACCCGTTCGGGCCGTACGAGGAGCCGCGCTTTACCGCCTATCTGATGCGGAGCTGGCGGCGCGGCGAGACGGCGCGGGTGCAGACGCCGCGCTATGTCCGCGACAACGTGCCGGTGAGCCTGTTGGCCCGCGCCTATGGGCAGTTCGTCGCGGCGAGCCCGCCGCCCGGCGCGGTGCGCCGGCTCAACCCGAGCTTCTACCCGGAGAGCCAGGGCGCCTTTGCCGAGCGGGTACGGCGCGAAGCCGAGGCGCGGCTCGGCCGCCCCTGCGCCCTCGACCACGCCGAGCAGAGGGAATTTCCCGAGCCGGCGGTGCGCATCAACACCGACCTTCTCGACCCCGCCGCGCTCGACTGGAACGAAGCCGCCGCCTGGGACGAGTTCGTGGGGTATTACGCGGCGTGATCAGCGCGGGAGATTCTAATGTTAAGGTCCGCTACTACTGACATCAATTTTTTGTTCCAGAAGAAGGTGGATCTTGTAGTCGGTGCCGTTGGAACAAAATCATTGCGCGATTACGGCGGGCTTTATCTCGTGCATGGAAGGTATTTGCTAGAACCGGCCATCAAGCTGGATGCCGAATTTGCGAGCATGATCGATGTCACTCCGCGTCCTGAATTCGACGTAAATGTCAAAGCCGCGCAACAGGTCAACCCGAAGCTAAAAATCGAATTTATAAACGCGGACTTTCGTGATCCCGCTCTCTACGAGCGTCTTACCAAAGTTGACACCTCTATTTTATATGAAGTGTTGTTGCATCAGGAAAATTATGTGGGTATTTTGAATTATGTCGCCGAGGCAACGTCAAAATTCATCTGTATTGCCCAGCCTTGCCTTAGGGAAGATACGTTCCCTTTGCCTTCAACTGCAACGTTGCTACAGTTTTGGCCGGAGGAACTAAAAGAACGTTACCGGGAGGGGTCCATGTGGCCGAAGGAACCACGAGTAGAGCGTTTTGCCTCCCGGTACTGGATGTGGGGTCATACTGCAAGCCACTTGGAAGCTTGTATGCACGGGTTAGGATGGGAATTAGAAGCGGCTGAAGCAGTCGGAGAAATCTACGGGCCGTACTGGGATTATCTGTTGATGCGCTTTTATCGCAAATGATTGCGAGGCTTGGCGTTCAAAAGGGTCTCGGTCAATGCGGTTTCTCGACCAAAAAATGAATCGTCGACTCATGCTCCGGGCCATCTTTGGGACGGCACTTTTTTGCCTGACGATAACAATGTCCTACGGAGATGAGGTCAAACCCTGGCGGTCCATTTCTGATTCCAATCTGGCGTGGGCTCCGCCCGAACGCCGGAACCTCGTTCTTAAGGCGCTGAGCCGCATACCGGCGGTATGGTACCGGGATGCTCTACATCCTAATGCGGTCGAGCAAGAGATCGAGATTTTGAGGCAGATTCGCGGTCAAAATAAGCACGTCCTCCTCATTATCAATCCGGAGCCGGAGTATTACGATAAACCAAGTGCGAGGTACGCCGGGCCCGAGTTCAAGCGCTTATGCGGATGGTCGAGTGGCAATCTTCCGCTCAGCGGCCTCGACACGGGACGATTAAAGACGCGCTTATCGAGCGCTCTGGCAGCATTAAGGCACGCGGAAATTGAGGTAGACGCTTTTGAAATCGGCAACGAACTAGATTGGGTCTGTTTCAACACCGACTTGCCGTTCGAGCCCGACGCACCGAACCTGCGTGATTCGTCGCTACTCCCTTACGCAAAGGCATACGCGCGCTTCCTCGAAGCCGCCGTCGAAACGATCAAAACGCCCGGGTTGTATCCGCGTGCGTTAATCGTTTCCTTCGGTACGGCAAACACGCTAGGCCTAATTCCGTCACGGTCGTTCGCCCATCCCGCTCAGTTCATTAGGATGTTGAAAACCCTCGACGGCAGGAGCGACTTGAACCTCGTCGATCGAGTCGGAATTCATATGTACCCCGAGATTGACCACCCGGAAACCATTGCGCCCGCACTCAGGAGGTTTTCAAGCGAAAGCGGGGCCGGGAAGCCGATCTGGATTACAGAATGGGGGTACCATAACGCGCCATTTGTCGGCCGCGCACGGAATGCTCGTTTAAGCGCGTTCAA from Candidatus Binataceae bacterium includes the following:
- the rfbC gene encoding dTDP-4-dehydrorhamnose 3,5-epimerase — its product is MRFVPTPLAGAYLIELDKREDERGFFARLFCEREFAAAGLDTRFVQINNSLSRDKGTLRGMHYQLGEAAEVKVVRAIRGALWDAILDLRPGSATFGHSFGAELSAENRRMMYVPRGFAHGFLTLEPDTEAFYLVSAFYAPERERGVRWNDPRFAIAWPAAPAVISDKDANQRDFDPAWHLGG
- a CDS encoding glycosyl hydrolase translates to MRFLDQKMNRRLMLRAIFGTALFCLTITMSYGDEVKPWRSISDSNLAWAPPERRNLVLKALSRIPAVWYRDALHPNAVEQEIEILRQIRGQNKHVLLIINPEPEYYDKPSARYAGPEFKRLCGWSSGNLPLSGLDTGRLKTRLSSALAALRHAEIEVDAFEIGNELDWVCFNTDLPFEPDAPNLRDSSLLPYAKAYARFLEAAVETIKTPGLYPRALIVSFGTANTLGLIPSRSFAHPAQFIRMLKTLDGRSDLNLVDRVGIHMYPEIDHPETIAPALRRFSSESGAGKPIWITEWGYHNAPFVGRARNARLSAFNRFYCEVVASKVDVENMFMFSIASPDESLISTTGSLLPEASFFTKAPGCKR
- a CDS encoding SDR family oxidoreductase — translated: MNVFVTGHRGYIGAHLVPLLQAAGHRVTGCDLDLFAGCAWDEMPKADVELVRDVRTLTPRDLDGYDCVMHLAAISNDPMGDLDPGITRDINARGSIALARTAKAAGVPRFLLSSSCSIYGKADGRPLGEDDALNPVSVYAESKIVAERGIAELADANFSPAYLRNATAYGDSPMLRIDLVVNNLLGCAVAKGDIRIMSDGTPWRPLIHCKDIARAFVAFLEAPREAIHNQAVNIGGDGENYRVRDIADLVRRLVPGAGVVYTGEVGKDPRDYRVDFARLGRLLPDFRLHYSLAAGMEELLAHYADAGFSAADFDGDKFVRLRTLRHRLDRLAATE
- a CDS encoding glucose-1-phosphate cytidylyltransferase; protein product: ARRRGLPQTPPARGRRGPLSAGGGAKGGKVNTADVPVFILCGGLGTRLKEMTEFRPKPMVPIGRDPIVLHIMRSYAAFGFNRFVLCMGYKSEIIRDYFLNFYAMNSDVTVDLKSNEVEVHSVDHSCDWRVTLAYTGELTMTGGRIARAMARYLGDAQHLAVTYGDGLTDADLGAEFDFHLSHGKIGTVLGVNPPSRFGEFRMEGGELVEFVEKPELHSAWINGGYFFFRRDIARYLSPAEDCVMEQQPLSALARDGQLAVFQHTRFWACMDTQRDHETLTRLWESGEAPWARPAR
- a CDS encoding NAD(P)-dependent oxidoreductase — encoded protein: MRILLTGASSFTGFWFARELSAAGHAVVAACRGDGAYDGVRGERIARLRGCCELRFGCAFGGDAFLDLVRGAAGGFDVLCHHGAEVGDYRSPDFDPYAAAARNLYRLPAVLRALGERGCARLVLTGSVFEPGEGAGSAPLRAFSPYGLSKGLTAAAAAFYAGREGFSFEKFVIPNPFGPYEEPRFTAYLMRSWRRGETARVQTPRYVRDNVPVSLLARAYGQFVAASPPPGAVRRLNPSFYPESQGAFAERVRREAEARLGRPCALDHAEQREFPEPAVRINTDLLDPAALDWNEAAAWDEFVGYYAA